The following are encoded in a window of Amycolatopsis lexingtonensis genomic DNA:
- a CDS encoding M1 family metallopeptidase, with translation MPGAERNRRHLLIVSCALAAGLLAATNPAAAASAPRYSPGAPGAGDPYFPDMGNGGYDVGHYDIRLGFSPGTGAIDATTTILATATQDLSRFDLDFQGPLAISKLSVNGRNAGYTRSGAQELVITPPGGLRKGSEFTVSVTYAGVPEKIDDPALGVSGWVATKDGAVALNQPIGAATYYPVNDTPDDKATYTQTITVPAGLTVLANGEPGPTTTRGNQTTFRWTMNRPMASELSMLAIGDYDVTRGATADGLPNITAIGKSIDTKPGQGQVFNRTTAQITQWESSVYGPYPFDSTGGILADVGVGYALETQSRPVYDHRTSDFDGDLLAHELGHQWFGDSLTPVHWSDIWLNEGFATYSEWLYQEKFNNVPVQQTFAKVYAGEKDWTGEVADPGRDHIFDDLVYNRGAMTLQALRLKIGDRDFFRLLAQWPAVHRYGNVSTQQFIQFVERLTNRDLGSFFQTWLYQPGKPKL, from the coding sequence ATGCCAGGCGCCGAGCGCAATCGTCGTCATTTGCTGATCGTCTCTTGTGCACTGGCCGCCGGTCTGCTGGCCGCGACGAACCCGGCGGCTGCGGCGTCGGCCCCGCGATACTCCCCAGGTGCGCCCGGTGCCGGGGATCCGTACTTCCCCGACATGGGCAACGGCGGCTACGACGTCGGCCACTACGACATCCGACTGGGGTTCAGCCCCGGAACCGGGGCGATCGACGCGACCACGACGATCCTCGCCACGGCCACCCAGGACCTTTCTCGCTTCGACCTGGATTTCCAGGGACCGCTGGCGATCAGCAAGCTCTCGGTGAACGGCCGGAACGCCGGCTACACCCGCAGCGGTGCCCAGGAGCTGGTGATCACCCCGCCGGGCGGGCTGCGGAAGGGCAGCGAGTTCACCGTCTCGGTGACCTACGCCGGTGTGCCGGAGAAGATCGACGACCCCGCGCTGGGCGTCTCCGGCTGGGTCGCCACCAAGGACGGTGCGGTCGCGCTCAACCAGCCGATCGGCGCGGCGACCTACTACCCGGTCAACGACACGCCCGACGACAAAGCGACCTACACCCAGACGATCACCGTGCCGGCCGGACTCACCGTGCTGGCCAACGGCGAACCCGGGCCCACCACCACGCGCGGCAACCAAACGACGTTCCGCTGGACCATGAACCGGCCGATGGCCAGCGAGCTGAGCATGCTCGCGATCGGCGACTACGACGTCACCCGCGGCGCGACGGCCGACGGCCTGCCGAACATCACCGCGATCGGCAAGTCGATCGACACCAAGCCCGGTCAGGGCCAGGTTTTCAACCGGACCACCGCGCAGATCACCCAATGGGAATCCTCGGTGTACGGGCCGTACCCGTTCGACTCGACCGGCGGCATCCTCGCCGATGTCGGGGTCGGCTACGCCCTAGAGACGCAGAGCCGGCCGGTCTACGACCACCGCACCAGCGACTTCGACGGCGACCTGCTCGCCCACGAACTCGGCCACCAGTGGTTCGGCGACAGCCTCACCCCGGTGCACTGGTCCGACATCTGGCTCAACGAAGGCTTCGCGACCTACTCGGAGTGGCTCTACCAGGAGAAGTTCAACAACGTCCCCGTGCAGCAGACCTTCGCGAAGGTCTACGCGGGGGAGAAGGACTGGACCGGCGAAGTCGCCGACCCCGGACGTGATCACATCTTCGACGACCTGGTCTACAACCGCGGCGCGATGACACTGCAGGCGCTGCGCTTGAAGATCGGCGACCGCGACTTCTTCCGCCTGCTCGCGCAGTGGCCGGCGGTCCACCGGTACGGCAACGTTTCGACGCAGCAGTTCATCCAGTTCGTCGAGCGGCTGACCAACCGCGATCTCGGCTCGTTCTTCCAGACCTGGCTCTACCAGCCGGGTAAGCCCAAGCTCTGA
- a CDS encoding APC family permease — protein sequence MAAPEKAAAPATAAPASSAEDAELLAALGYEQRFDRKVSLWGNFALGFVYLSPLVGVVSLFAIGLSTAGPPSIFWIVVIGVGQLLVALVFGEVVSQFPLAGGLYQWSRRLWNGRYAWFTAWTYISCITIGITSTALFSSDFVASLFGGTAAQPGVSSTPGQRLVIALAVTAFCLVCNAFGTRVLALISKIGLAAELIGIVLVGLYLLVFQRHNPVSVFFDGMGTGGAGGYFGAFMAASLVGLFLYYGFEACGEVAEEVPNPARSIPRAMQLTVVVGGLAAILAFAGYALAAPDLTAIVSGADTNPIPAILQNSIGTVGTKLVLVVTLTSFIAGVLSQQAAASRIVFSFARDDMFPGSRVFSQVSRRHRVPVNALLAVNVVPVLIFVFVYFSPDSLVRIAAFQVLAGYAAFQLVVLAALRMRLRGWRPAGAWSLGRYGLVVNIAALVYGVLAMVLLAAPTGDADTPFVDRWIALIGFLVVSAVGLVYLLAAKPERKSTAPEGDALEVAARLRARATAKEGIGS from the coding sequence ATGGCAGCACCGGAAAAAGCAGCCGCACCCGCCACGGCCGCGCCCGCGTCGTCGGCGGAGGACGCGGAACTGCTGGCCGCGCTGGGTTACGAGCAGCGCTTCGACCGCAAAGTCAGCCTGTGGGGCAACTTCGCCCTCGGCTTCGTCTACCTTTCGCCGCTGGTCGGCGTGGTGTCCCTGTTCGCGATCGGTCTCTCGACCGCCGGCCCGCCGTCGATCTTCTGGATCGTGGTCATCGGCGTCGGCCAGCTGCTGGTCGCCTTGGTCTTCGGTGAGGTCGTCTCGCAGTTCCCGCTGGCCGGCGGCCTCTACCAGTGGTCGCGCCGGCTGTGGAACGGCCGGTACGCCTGGTTCACCGCCTGGACCTACATCAGCTGCATCACCATCGGCATCACGAGCACCGCGCTGTTCAGCTCGGACTTCGTGGCCAGCCTCTTCGGGGGCACCGCAGCCCAGCCGGGCGTCAGCTCGACCCCCGGGCAGCGGCTGGTGATCGCGCTCGCCGTGACCGCGTTCTGCCTGGTGTGCAACGCCTTCGGCACCCGGGTGCTGGCGCTGATCTCCAAGATCGGCCTGGCCGCCGAGCTCATCGGCATCGTCCTGGTCGGCCTCTACCTGCTGGTGTTCCAGCGCCACAACCCGGTGTCCGTCTTCTTCGACGGGATGGGCACCGGCGGCGCCGGCGGCTACTTCGGGGCGTTCATGGCCGCCTCACTCGTCGGCCTGTTCCTCTACTACGGGTTCGAGGCGTGCGGCGAGGTCGCCGAAGAGGTCCCGAACCCCGCGCGCAGCATCCCGCGGGCCATGCAGCTGACGGTCGTCGTCGGCGGGCTCGCCGCGATCCTGGCCTTCGCGGGGTACGCGCTCGCCGCGCCCGACCTGACCGCGATCGTGTCCGGTGCGGACACCAACCCGATCCCGGCCATCCTGCAGAACTCGATCGGCACCGTGGGCACGAAGCTCGTCCTGGTGGTCACCCTGACGTCGTTCATCGCCGGGGTGCTGAGCCAGCAGGCCGCGGCGAGCCGGATCGTCTTCTCCTTCGCCCGCGACGACATGTTCCCCGGCTCACGCGTGTTCTCCCAGGTCTCGCGGCGGCACCGGGTGCCGGTCAACGCGCTGCTCGCGGTGAACGTCGTGCCGGTGCTGATCTTCGTGTTCGTCTACTTCTCGCCGGACTCGCTGGTGCGGATCGCCGCGTTCCAGGTGCTCGCCGGGTACGCGGCCTTCCAGCTGGTCGTGCTGGCCGCGTTGCGCATGCGCTTGCGCGGCTGGCGCCCGGCCGGTGCCTGGTCGCTGGGCCGCTACGGGCTGGTCGTCAACATCGCCGCGCTGGTCTACGGCGTGCTCGCGATGGTGCTGCTCGCCGCGCCCACCGGGGACGCCGACACCCCGTTCGTCGACCGGTGGATCGCGCTGATCGGGTTCCTCGTCGTGTCCGCGGTCGGGCTGGTCTACCTCTTGGCGGCCAAGCCGGAACGCAAGTCCACCGCGCCCGAAGGCGACGCGCTCGAAGTCGCCGCCCGGCTGCGGGCCCGGGCCACCGCGAAGGAAGGAATCGGCTCATGA
- a CDS encoding ThuA domain-containing protein: protein MTRVLYLYGGWPGHKPYQVAGEWARPLFAELGFDVEETNDVFALDADLTGYDLIALNWNNALLSEGLSAAQEDSLLGAVAAGTGIAAWHGAAAAFRTSIKYHWLLGGSFLEHPAGEGVKHPYEVSIVDKSHEITRGVGDFRVASEQYYMSVDPNNHVLAETTFTGEHVPWIDGYRIPQAWTRTWGRGRVFYSAVGHDLDDLRNPDVTRLCAQGFAWAARDAK, encoded by the coding sequence ATGACACGCGTGCTCTACCTCTACGGCGGCTGGCCCGGCCACAAGCCTTACCAGGTCGCCGGGGAATGGGCCCGGCCGTTGTTCGCGGAGCTCGGGTTCGACGTCGAGGAGACCAACGACGTCTTCGCCCTCGACGCCGACCTCACCGGCTACGACCTGATCGCGCTCAACTGGAACAACGCCCTGCTGTCGGAAGGGCTGTCGGCGGCCCAGGAGGACAGCCTGCTCGGTGCGGTCGCGGCCGGCACCGGGATCGCCGCGTGGCACGGCGCGGCCGCCGCGTTCCGCACGAGCATCAAGTACCACTGGCTGCTCGGCGGCAGCTTCCTCGAACACCCGGCGGGGGAGGGCGTCAAGCACCCGTACGAAGTGTCCATAGTGGACAAGTCGCACGAGATCACCCGAGGCGTCGGCGACTTCCGCGTCGCCTCCGAGCAGTACTACATGTCCGTCGACCCGAACAACCACGTGCTGGCCGAGACCACCTTCACCGGCGAGCACGTGCCCTGGATCGACGGGTACCGGATCCCGCAGGCGTGGACCAGGACGTGGGGGCGAGGGCGGGTGTTCTACAGCGCCGTCGGCCACGACCTCGACGACCTGCGGAACCCGGATGTCACCCGGCTGTGCGCCCAGGGCTTCGCCTGGGCCGCCCGGGACGCGAAGTAG
- the hisD gene encoding histidinol dehydrogenase encodes MSTSSMIVKKPVVAAAPRAGRPEIADTVAEIIADVRANGDAAVRRWSEKFDSWSPDSYRLGPAEIAAVLASVPETVLDDLRFVQRQVRGFAQAQRDSLTDFEVETLPGVYLGQRNIPIGAVGAYVPGGRYPLTASAHMTVVTAKVAGVERVAATTPPDRGGPPPISVAAMHLAGADEIYVLGGVQAVAALALGTKTVAAVEMLAGPGNAYVAEAKRQLFGEVGIDLFAGPTEVLIVADDTADPFTVATDLLSQAEHGPDSPAVLITTSAEVARRTIEYVEELLPGLPTGEVAGRAWRDHGEVVVVPDLTAAYELADDYASEHVQILTDRPRLALDRMRNYGALFLGDKTCVAYGDKVIGTNHVLPTLGAARYTGGLWVGKYLKTVTYQEIQDVRSSAELGEICGRASRLENFEGHARSGDVRTARFGSARLDWTEHSFGRA; translated from the coding sequence GTGTCCACATCGTCCATGATCGTGAAGAAGCCCGTGGTGGCCGCGGCACCGCGCGCCGGCCGCCCGGAAATCGCCGACACGGTCGCCGAGATCATCGCGGACGTCCGCGCCAACGGCGACGCCGCGGTCCGGCGCTGGTCGGAGAAGTTCGACTCGTGGAGCCCGGACTCCTACCGGCTCGGGCCGGCCGAGATCGCCGCCGTCCTGGCTTCGGTACCGGAAACCGTGCTGGACGACCTGCGGTTCGTGCAGCGCCAGGTGCGCGGGTTCGCCCAGGCCCAGCGGGACTCGCTCACCGACTTCGAGGTCGAGACGCTGCCCGGTGTCTACTTGGGACAGCGCAACATCCCGATCGGTGCCGTCGGCGCGTACGTCCCGGGTGGCCGGTACCCGCTGACCGCGTCGGCGCACATGACCGTGGTGACCGCCAAGGTCGCCGGCGTCGAGCGGGTCGCCGCCACCACGCCGCCGGACCGCGGCGGGCCGCCGCCGATCAGCGTCGCGGCCATGCACCTCGCCGGCGCGGACGAGATCTACGTGCTGGGCGGCGTCCAGGCTGTCGCCGCGCTGGCCTTGGGCACCAAGACGGTCGCCGCGGTCGAAATGCTCGCCGGACCGGGCAACGCCTACGTCGCCGAGGCCAAGCGGCAGCTCTTCGGCGAGGTCGGCATCGACCTGTTCGCCGGCCCCACCGAGGTCCTCATCGTCGCCGACGACACCGCCGACCCGTTCACCGTGGCGACCGACCTGCTCTCGCAGGCCGAGCACGGTCCGGACTCCCCGGCGGTGCTGATCACGACGTCGGCGGAGGTGGCCCGGCGCACCATCGAGTACGTCGAGGAACTGCTGCCCGGCCTGCCGACCGGCGAGGTGGCCGGGCGGGCCTGGCGCGACCACGGCGAGGTCGTCGTCGTCCCGGACCTCACCGCGGCCTACGAGCTCGCCGACGACTACGCGAGCGAGCACGTCCAGATCCTCACCGACCGGCCGCGGCTCGCGCTGGACCGCATGCGCAACTACGGCGCGCTCTTCCTCGGCGACAAGACCTGCGTCGCCTACGGGGACAAGGTGATCGGGACCAACCACGTCCTGCCCACCCTGGGCGCGGCCCGCTACACCGGCGGGCTCTGGGTCGGCAAGTACCTCAAAACCGTTACCTACCAAGAGATCCAGGACGTTCGCTCCAGCGCGGAGCTGGGCGAGATCTGCGGCCGCGCGTCGCGCCTGGAGAACTTCGAGGGACACGCCCGCTCGGGCGACGTCCGCACCGCCCGCTTCGGCTCGGCCCGGCTCGACTGGACCGAGCACTCCTTCGGCCGCGCCTGA
- a CDS encoding PucR family transcriptional regulator, with amino-acid sequence MGDVLTVREALDLEVFRRTEVAVLAGEDRLDQPVRWVHTGEIPDIHRFLSGQEMLLTAGLGMGATAELQRAFVRRIADARAAVLVVELAGRMFSAMPAAVVDEARAAGLPLVGLRDEIPFAEASAQVHEVLVELRVSRLIAEEATGQAFMDLLLAGEDYVGMVKEVARRTGHPVVLEDVAHRMLAYAGATPEADDVVAGWGVHSRAIHERHQPVLREGRAAPTARAGSFRDVAACARRPVVLRGESWGWLHLLHGPVPPHPVELGTLERAAAAVAITLLGERESGARAAQRQGALLNRLQLGDIPGEKFLDRALALGQDLRHRDLIAVVARRAADADLALVLREAGHPAIVGDLGDLDLAVVGLPPGAGDTDLLALLAKHDLRGGVSRIVAPAALPAAIRQSRSAASAADGQSGQLLRFDELGALRLLVALAEGPELSRYVEDELGPLLEHDATASNPLLPTLRVFLRCGGNKARAAEELFVQRRTLYHRLDRLTAVLGFDLADVEVQHRLQLAVRGHDLLDRRARRR; translated from the coding sequence ATGGGCGATGTCCTGACCGTCCGGGAGGCGCTCGACCTCGAGGTCTTCCGCCGGACCGAGGTGGCGGTCCTCGCCGGCGAGGACCGGCTCGACCAGCCCGTCCGCTGGGTCCACACCGGCGAGATCCCGGACATCCACCGCTTCCTCTCCGGCCAGGAGATGCTGCTGACGGCCGGGCTCGGCATGGGCGCGACGGCCGAGCTCCAGCGGGCGTTCGTCCGGCGGATCGCCGACGCGCGCGCGGCCGTCCTCGTCGTCGAGCTGGCCGGGCGGATGTTCTCGGCGATGCCGGCGGCGGTCGTCGACGAGGCGCGGGCGGCCGGGCTGCCGCTCGTCGGGCTGCGCGACGAGATCCCGTTCGCCGAAGCCTCGGCGCAGGTCCACGAAGTCCTGGTGGAACTGCGGGTGAGCCGCCTGATCGCCGAGGAGGCGACGGGTCAGGCGTTCATGGACCTGCTGCTGGCCGGCGAAGACTACGTCGGGATGGTCAAGGAGGTCGCACGCCGCACCGGCCACCCGGTCGTGCTCGAAGACGTCGCCCACCGGATGCTCGCCTACGCCGGTGCCACTCCCGAAGCGGATGACGTCGTCGCCGGTTGGGGCGTTCATTCGCGGGCGATCCACGAGCGGCACCAACCGGTCTTGCGCGAGGGACGCGCGGCTCCGACGGCCCGGGCCGGGTCGTTCCGCGACGTCGCGGCCTGCGCCCGGCGCCCGGTCGTGCTGCGCGGGGAGTCGTGGGGCTGGCTGCACCTGCTGCACGGTCCCGTCCCGCCCCACCCGGTCGAACTGGGGACGCTCGAACGCGCGGCCGCGGCGGTCGCGATCACGCTGCTGGGCGAACGGGAAAGCGGTGCCCGCGCGGCCCAGCGGCAGGGCGCGCTGCTCAACCGGCTCCAGCTCGGCGACATCCCGGGGGAGAAGTTCCTCGACCGGGCGCTGGCGCTGGGCCAGGACCTGCGCCACCGCGACCTGATCGCCGTGGTCGCCCGGCGCGCGGCCGACGCCGACCTCGCGCTGGTCCTGCGCGAAGCCGGTCACCCCGCGATCGTCGGCGACCTCGGCGATCTCGACCTCGCGGTGGTCGGGCTGCCGCCCGGCGCGGGGGACACCGACCTGCTCGCGCTGCTGGCGAAGCACGACTTGCGCGGCGGGGTCAGCCGGATCGTCGCCCCCGCCGCACTGCCCGCCGCGATCCGCCAGAGCCGCAGCGCCGCGTCGGCGGCCGACGGGCAGTCCGGGCAGCTCCTGCGGTTCGACGAACTCGGGGCCCTGCGGCTCCTGGTGGCGCTCGCGGAAGGCCCGGAGCTGTCGCGGTACGTCGAGGACGAGCTGGGCCCGCTGCTGGAGCACGACGCGACCGCCTCGAACCCGTTGCTGCCCACGCTGCGCGTCTTCCTCCGGTGCGGCGGCAACAAGGCACGTGCCGCGGAAGAGCTGTTCGTGCAACGGCGGACGCTCTACCACCGGCTCGACCGGCTCACCGCCGTCCTCGGCTTCGACCTCGCGGACGTCGAAGTCCAGCACCGGCTGCAGCTCGCCGTCCGCGGGCACGACCTGCTCGACCGGCGGGCGCGCCGCCGCTGA
- a CDS encoding glycoside hydrolase family 3 N-terminal domain-containing protein, whose product MTEFERDAHAVLLPVAGALTAEPWLRDLVGRGTRAVLIGETRAEYVARAMTPERRATESAADFEAFTAELAGAAAEPLLFAVDQEPWGIARLHDLVPAFPAADVLRGLPDEEIAAAAAAVASAARALGVTVFLSPVLDVLSGENPWLTGRTLPFGHAEVGRIAAAFVTGVQGAGVLAVAKHFPGHPELVLDPALHDTTLDAAVPANLEPFRRVVAAGVRAVMTGPVVVPAIDPAEPASTSAATVGLLRRELGFAGLVVSDDLDTPATTRGRSLIGTVMAALDAGADLLLLPGGPELAGLAGRIAARASTDDPFAARLTEAAARVRKTAETFERGRAGWAMS is encoded by the coding sequence GTGACCGAATTCGAGCGTGACGCGCATGCCGTGCTGCTGCCCGTCGCCGGTGCGCTGACGGCCGAACCGTGGCTTCGCGACCTGGTGGGACGGGGTACACGAGCGGTCCTGATCGGGGAGACCCGCGCCGAGTACGTCGCCCGCGCGATGACCCCCGAGCGCCGGGCCACCGAGTCGGCCGCGGACTTCGAGGCTTTCACCGCCGAACTGGCCGGCGCCGCCGCGGAGCCGCTCCTGTTCGCCGTCGACCAGGAGCCGTGGGGCATCGCGCGGCTGCACGACCTGGTGCCCGCCTTCCCGGCCGCCGACGTCCTGCGCGGGCTGCCCGACGAGGAGATCGCCGCCGCCGCGGCCGCCGTCGCGAGCGCCGCCCGCGCGCTGGGCGTCACCGTCTTCCTCTCGCCCGTGCTCGACGTCCTCTCCGGCGAGAACCCGTGGCTGACCGGCCGGACGCTGCCCTTCGGCCACGCCGAGGTCGGGCGCATCGCGGCCGCGTTCGTGACCGGCGTCCAGGGCGCCGGGGTGCTCGCGGTCGCGAAGCACTTCCCCGGCCACCCGGAACTCGTCCTCGATCCCGCGCTGCACGACACGACGCTGGACGCGGCCGTCCCGGCGAACCTGGAACCCTTCCGGCGGGTGGTGGCGGCCGGCGTGCGGGCCGTCATGACCGGACCGGTGGTGGTGCCCGCGATCGACCCGGCCGAACCCGCCTCGACGTCGGCGGCGACCGTCGGGCTGCTGCGGCGCGAACTCGGCTTCGCCGGCCTCGTCGTCAGCGACGACCTCGACACGCCTGCCACGACCAGGGGACGGTCCTTGATCGGCACCGTCATGGCGGCCCTCGACGCGGGCGCGGACCTGCTCCTGCTGCCCGGCGGCCCGGAACTCGCCGGGCTCGCCGGCCGCATCGCCGCCCGGGCGAGCACCGACGACCCGTTCGCGGCCCGGCTGACCGAGGCCGCGGCGCGAGTGCGGAAAACGGCGGAAACCTTCGAGCGAGGACGTGCGGGATGGGCGATGTCCTGA
- a CDS encoding LacI family DNA-binding transcriptional regulator produces the protein MVTMKDVARAAGVSQAAVSYAYNRPEKLSAGQRRAIMETAARLGYAGPNAVGASLRSGRSGAIGVMLMDTLEYAFTDPSTRCLLEGIVRTRRFDDLALTLLPLPRGGEQAALRGLVDGVIVHSLPDDHPALLTLRSRGIPIVVVDAPRLPGVPLVGIPDRAAAREQVEHLLGLGHRRLGIIADRLIPDGFRGPADAARRARCAERVVRERITGYQEACEAAGLDFDAVPLVEAGGFDLAAGVPAALGLLSDNEVTAVVSTSDTMAIAVLEAARELDLRVPEDLSVVGFDDAPEAEPHGLTTIRQPMVHKGQLAAELLFALLRGDPRPDDVDLPTELVRRRTSGPAPTGTARG, from the coding sequence ATGGTCACGATGAAGGACGTCGCCCGGGCCGCGGGGGTGTCGCAGGCCGCGGTGTCCTACGCCTACAACCGGCCGGAGAAGCTCTCGGCGGGGCAGCGCCGGGCCATCATGGAAACCGCCGCCCGCCTCGGGTACGCCGGTCCCAACGCCGTCGGCGCGAGCCTCCGCTCCGGCCGCAGCGGGGCGATCGGCGTGATGCTGATGGACACCCTCGAATACGCGTTCACCGACCCGTCCACCCGGTGTCTCCTGGAGGGCATCGTGCGGACGCGGCGCTTCGACGATCTGGCCCTCACCCTGCTGCCGCTCCCCCGCGGCGGCGAGCAGGCCGCGCTGCGCGGGCTGGTGGACGGCGTGATCGTGCACAGCCTGCCCGACGACCACCCCGCGCTGCTGACCCTGCGCTCGCGCGGCATCCCGATCGTCGTCGTCGACGCTCCCCGGCTACCCGGCGTCCCGCTCGTCGGCATCCCCGACCGGGCGGCCGCCCGGGAGCAGGTCGAGCACCTGCTCGGCCTGGGCCACCGCCGGCTCGGGATCATCGCGGACCGCCTGATCCCGGACGGCTTCCGCGGGCCGGCCGACGCGGCCCGGCGCGCGAGGTGCGCCGAACGCGTCGTGCGCGAGCGGATCACCGGCTACCAGGAGGCGTGCGAAGCCGCGGGCCTGGACTTCGATGCCGTTCCACTGGTGGAAGCCGGCGGGTTCGACCTCGCCGCGGGCGTCCCGGCGGCACTCGGCCTCTTGTCGGACAACGAGGTCACCGCGGTCGTGTCCACTTCGGACACGATGGCGATCGCGGTGCTGGAAGCCGCGCGGGAGCTGGATTTGCGCGTGCCGGAAGACCTGTCGGTCGTCGGGTTCGACGACGCTCCCGAAGCCGAACCCCACGGCCTGACCACCATCCGCCAGCCCATGGTCCACAAGGGACAGCTGGCGGCCGAGCTCCTCTTCGCCCTGCTGCGCGGCGATCCGCGGCCGGACGACGTCGACCTGCCCACCGAGTTGGTGCGCCGCCGCACTTCGGGCCCGGCGCCGACGGGCACAGCTCGCGGCTAG